The segment TTCCCATGAGTAGGATTCTAGTAACAGGAGGGGCGGGATTTATTGGAAGCCACGTGGCAGAGGCGCTTATTGAAGCCTCTCATACCGTGGCAGTCCTCGACAATCTCTCGTCAGGTAGACGTGAGAATCTCCCTGAGGGGTCCCGCTTCTTTGAGGTTGATATCACGGATAAGGAAGGGTTAGAGAAGGCCTTTTCAGAGTTCAAGCCTGAGATTGTAAATCACCACGCGGCCCAGATCTCGGTAAATCGTTCGGTGCGCGAGCCTTGCTTCGACGCGGAGCAGAATATTTTGGGGACCATCAATCTGCTTGAGGCATCGGCCAGACACGGGGTGAAAAGATTTATCTTCGCCTCGACCGGCGGCGCGCTCTACGGCGATGCCGAGATTATCCCATCCAACGAAGACACGCCGGTTATCCCACTTGCCCCCTACGGCATCGCCAAAGCGTCGGCTGAGCACTACGTCCGCTTCTTCTCGGCAGAGCGGATAGAGCCTGTGATTCTGCGTTACGCCAACGTCTACGGTCCGCGTCAGGACCCTCACGGCGAGGCAGGCGTGGTGGGTATCTTTTCACTTAAGGTACTTTCGGGTGAGGGGTGTGTGATCTACGGAACAGGCGAGCAGACCCGGGACTTTGTCTACGTTAAGGACGTAGCGCAAGCAAACCTGGCGGCTGTGGATGGCGAACCCGGCACATACAACATAGGCACAGGGATTGAGACCAGCATCAACAAGCTGTTTTCAGAGTTCAAGAGGCTTGAAGGTTCCCTTAAGGTTTCCCACGATGCCGCCCGTGCGGGCGAGGTGTTTCGTTCCGTGCTGGATGCAAACCGGGCCAGAAGCGCTCTGGGCTGGCAGCCTCAGGTGAGCCTATCCCACGGTATCCGCGAAACATACACCTGGTTCAAGCAGAGGCTCGGGTGATCTTCGACCTCATCATACGCAACGCATCTCAGATAGTAACGATGGAGGGTGAGAATCTGGGAGTAATAGAGAAGGGAAGCGTTCTTTTGCATGAAGGCCGTATCTCAAAGGTTTGCACGGTACAGGAAGGTGAGAGGTGCGACGCCGAGAAGGTACTTGATGCGGAAGGCATGGTGGTGATGCCCGGCTTTGTGGACTGCCACACGCACCTTGTGTTTGCAGGATCAAGAGCGCAGGAGTTCCGCAGACGCATGGGGGGTGCAAGCTACGAGAAGATTGCAAGGAAAGGCGGTGGGATACTCTCGACAGTAAAGGCGACCCGGCACGCGAGCTTTGAGGAGCTTTATGAAGGGGGACTCAAATGGCTTCGCGAGATGCTTGCCTGGGGTACTACGACAGTTGAGATAAAGTCGGGCTACGGGCTTAGCCTGGCCGATGAGCTCAAGCAGCTTACCGTGATCCGCAGCCTGGCCCAGGAGGTGACCCAGACGCTGGTTCCCACGTTCCTTGGCGCTCATGCCTTTCCTCCGAATGTGCCGCGCGAGGAGTATGTTGAGGAAGTAATTGATTTGATGCTTCCCGAGGTTGCGGAGAAGGGGCTTGCCAGGTTCGTGGATGTGTTCTGCGACTCGATAGCGTTCACAAACGAGGAAACTCGCAAAATACTTGAGAAAGCAGCCGAACTTGGCTTAGGTATCAAACTTCACGTGGATGAGATAGAAGATACAGGCGGTGCCAGGCTTGCCGCGGAGCTTGGTGCGATCTCTGCAGAGCATCTTATCAAGGCGAACGAGGAGGGAGTTCGAGCGATGGCCGAGGCAGGTGTGATACCTGTGCTTCTTCCAGCTACCACATTCTTCTTGAGGGAGGAAGCCAGACCCAATGTGGAGTTAATGAGAGAACTAGGGATGCCGATGGCTGTGGCGACGGACTTCAACCCGGGTTCATCTACCATCTTTACCCTTCCCCTTGCTGCGGCGTGCGGGTCACTCGTGGATGGATTAACCCTTGAGGAATCACTTAAAGGCATCACCATAAACGCTGCCCGCGCCCTGGGGCTTGCCGATGAGATAGGTTCAATAGCGCCCGGAAAGTATGCCGATCTTCTGCTGCTTGAAATGGATACCTGGGAGGAGCTTTTGTACCTCTTCAACCGCAACTCGATACACACCGTTATAAAAAGAGGCGAGGTGGTTTGTGCTCACGAGTGAGGTGCGTAAGGCGCTGAGTGATGCCCTGCGCGAGGGCCGCCTGAACGAAGCCAGGATGATGCTTGAGCGGGAAGGAGCCTATGCCCCGGACGCGGAGGAGTTAAGCTACTTTCAAGGGGTGCTTTTTTTGGCCAAGGGGCAAACCCAGGAGGGTGCATCCAAGCTCAAAGACGCGTTGAGTATGGCCCGGGAGCGTTCAAACTTTGTTTTTGCGATCGCGGCCGCGGCGCGTCTGGCCCAGAAAGACCCCGAGGACATAAATATCCGTCTGCAACGGGCCGATCTCTATCTAACCATGGGACTGGTGCATGCAGCCTACGACTACCTTCTGCGTGAGTTCGACTTCTACCGCAGGCGCAACGACCCTCGTTCCCTCTCCTTCATCGTAAAGAAGATGATAACGATAGATGAGGAGAATCTTGAGTTGGCACTTAAAGTGGCTAAGATACTCGATCATCTGGGACAGAAAGACGAGGTGCGTCGAGTAGTGGAAAACGTTATCTTTACCCTTCAGGGTCAGGGGAGATACGACGAGGCGGCACAGATACAGAAGGAGTACACCAAACTTTATGAGGAGTCATGAGACAGGAAGGTCTGGATCCTGAAGGCAAGGTAGAACTCGCAGGGCTACTCTTGCAGATAGGCTTCAAGTCCGAGGCAGTAACCGAGTATCTTATGGCGGCCCAGATGTACGAGGAACGTGGGAATAAGGAAGAAGCCGTAAAGCTTTATGAGAAGATACTCGAACTGGACAATGACAACCAGGCCGCTAAACGAGGGCTCGAAAAGCTTAAGCCACGCTCTCGTGAGAACATAGACGAGATGGTTGCCAGGATGGGATTCGGAGCCGCTCCTGGTGAAGAACCCGCCCCCGAAGAACCTTCTACACAAGGGATAACTACCCCCGAAGAAACCGAGACACCTCCCCCATCGGCTCCCGAAGGTGAGCAAAAAGTGCAGAGCACATCAGAGCCCCCTGAACGTACACCAACCACTGAGGTAAGCGAGGTCCAGGTTGAACCCCAACCACCTGCTGAGGAAGCAGAACCCAAGGTGGAAGAAGGGGGGATTGATCTGGCCAGCATAGGTATCGAGGAGTTTCTGGCTTCGCTTATGCCTCTGTTAAAACACACCCCGGCCGAACTTAAAAAGAGGCGCGAACTGGCCTCCTTCTTCCGCGAGGAGGGATTGTGGTCTGAGGCCTTCTTTGAGGAACGATCCGACTACCTGCAGAAACCTTCCGTCAAGAAGCTGCATGACCTCCTATCACTGCTTGCACATTCGGGTGATAAAGAAACATTGATTACCTTCCTTTTGACTGAAAGCTTCACCGAGCGGGAGGTGGAGTTGAAGAAAGAGGTGCTCAAAGCGCTTGCTGGGGCATACGAGGAGCAGGGGCGTCTGCAGGATGCGAAAAAGATAAGAGAGAAACTTGCTACCCTTGCGTCACAGACGCAGAAAAAGAAAAAACCAGGGGTGAAGATAATTGAGGATGTACCAAGGCTCTCCGAGGAAGATACCCCTAAAGGCAAGAAGAAACCCGCAGACCCGATCCAGTTTGTTTAAAGATGGCTTACGAGACCTTTTACAGACTCAAGTATGAGCCCTTTGCGGTTCAGCCCGATCCCCGTTTCTACTTCAACAGTCCCCAGCATGCAGTGGCGCGTGAGTATCTCCTGCACGCGGCTGAACGCG is part of the candidate division TA06 bacterium B3_TA06 genome and harbors:
- a CDS encoding imidazolonepropionase, with the protein product MFDLIIRNASQIVTMEGENLGVIEKGSVLLHEGRISKVCTVQEGERCDAEKVLDAEGMVVMPGFVDCHTHLVFAGSRAQEFRRRMGGASYEKIARKGGGILSTVKATRHASFEELYEGGLKWLREMLAWGTTTVEIKSGYGLSLADELKQLTVIRSLAQEVTQTLVPTFLGAHAFPPNVPREEYVEEVIDLMLPEVAEKGLARFVDVFCDSIAFTNEETRKILEKAAELGLGIKLHVDEIEDTGGARLAAELGAISAEHLIKANEEGVRAMAEAGVIPVLLPATTFFLREEARPNVELMRELGMPMAVATDFNPGSSTIFTLPLAAACGSLVDGLTLEESLKGITINAARALGLADEIGSIAPGKYADLLLLEMDTWEELLYLFNRNSIHTVIKRGEVVCAHE
- a CDS encoding UDP-glucose 4-epimerase, with product MSRILVTGGAGFIGSHVAEALIEASHTVAVLDNLSSGRRENLPEGSRFFEVDITDKEGLEKAFSEFKPEIVNHHAAQISVNRSVREPCFDAEQNILGTINLLEASARHGVKRFIFASTGGALYGDAEIIPSNEDTPVIPLAPYGIAKASAEHYVRFFSAERIEPVILRYANVYGPRQDPHGEAGVVGIFSLKVLSGEGCVIYGTGEQTRDFVYVKDVAQANLAAVDGEPGTYNIGTGIETSINKLFSEFKRLEGSLKVSHDAARAGEVFRSVLDANRARSALGWQPQVSLSHGIRETYTWFKQRLG